From Streptomyces zhihengii, the proteins below share one genomic window:
- the hmgA gene encoding homogentisate 1,2-dioxygenase codes for MSGIEQARKTAGGLTEGSFSPGFGNEHSSEAVPGALPHGRNSPQRAPLGLYAEQLSGSAFTEPRARNRRSWLYRIRPSAAHPAFVRTDNGGLRTAPFTETVPDPNRLRWNPLPEPAPGTDWLAGLWTLGGNGDAAQRTGMAVHLYHANAAMTDRVFSDADGELLIVPEHGGLLLVTELGLLPVRPGEVALIPRGVRFRVDLLDETARGYVCENYGQPFELPELGPIGANGLANARDFLAPVAAYEDTGRPVEVVNKFCGNLWTAAYDHSPLDVVAWHGTHAPYVYDLRRFNVIGTISYDHPDPSIFTVLTSPSDTPGLAGVDFVVFAPRWLVGEDTFRPPYFHRNVMSEYMGLIEGAYDAKAEGFVPGGGSLHNMMSAHGPDRETFDRASAAELKPQRIDDGLAFMFETRWPVTATAQAAGAAHLQKGYDNVWQGLERHFRP; via the coding sequence ATGAGCGGCATCGAACAGGCGCGCAAGACCGCCGGGGGACTGACCGAAGGGTCCTTCTCCCCCGGCTTCGGCAACGAGCACAGCTCCGAGGCCGTGCCCGGCGCGCTCCCGCACGGGCGCAACTCCCCCCAGCGCGCCCCCCTCGGCCTCTACGCCGAGCAGCTCAGCGGCAGCGCCTTCACCGAGCCGCGCGCCCGCAACCGCCGCTCCTGGCTGTACCGGATCCGCCCCTCGGCCGCCCACCCCGCCTTCGTCCGCACCGACAACGGCGGCCTGCGCACGGCCCCCTTCACCGAGACCGTGCCCGACCCCAACCGGCTGCGGTGGAACCCGCTGCCCGAGCCCGCCCCCGGCACCGACTGGCTGGCCGGCCTGTGGACGCTCGGCGGCAACGGCGACGCGGCCCAGCGCACCGGCATGGCCGTGCACCTCTACCACGCCAACGCCGCCATGACGGACCGGGTGTTCTCCGACGCCGACGGCGAACTGCTGATCGTCCCCGAGCACGGCGGCCTGCTGCTGGTGACCGAGCTGGGCCTGCTGCCCGTCCGCCCCGGCGAGGTCGCCCTGATCCCCCGCGGCGTCCGGTTCCGCGTCGACCTCCTCGACGAGACCGCGCGCGGCTACGTCTGCGAGAACTACGGGCAGCCCTTCGAGCTCCCCGAGCTGGGCCCCATCGGCGCCAACGGCCTCGCCAACGCACGGGACTTCCTCGCCCCGGTCGCGGCCTACGAGGACACCGGGCGCCCGGTCGAGGTGGTCAACAAGTTCTGCGGGAACCTCTGGACGGCGGCGTACGACCACTCCCCGCTCGACGTGGTCGCCTGGCACGGCACCCACGCGCCCTACGTCTACGACCTGCGGCGCTTCAATGTGATCGGCACGATCTCCTACGACCACCCCGACCCGTCCATCTTCACCGTGCTGACCTCGCCCTCGGACACCCCCGGTCTCGCCGGGGTGGACTTCGTGGTCTTCGCCCCCCGCTGGCTGGTCGGCGAGGACACCTTCCGCCCGCCCTACTTCCACCGCAACGTGATGAGCGAGTACATGGGCCTGATCGAGGGGGCCTACGACGCCAAGGCGGAGGGCTTCGTCCCCGGCGGCGGCTCGCTGCACAACATGATGTCCGCGCACGGCCCCGACCGGGAGACCTTCGACCGGGCGAGCGCCGCGGAGCTGAAGCCGCAGAGGATCGACGACGGCCTGGCGTTCATGTTCGAGACCCGCTGGCCGGTGACCGCCACCGCGCAGGCGGCCGGCGCCGCACACCTGCAGAAGGGGTACGACAACGTGTGGCAGGGTCTTGAGCGCCACTTCCGGCCGTAA
- a CDS encoding TetR/AcrR family transcriptional regulator, whose translation MGRVSPSPLRREPVQRRSADRLARILDACAELLDECGYEELSTRAVAERAGVPIGSVYRFFGNKRALADALGHRNLDRYAERIAARLGPPGEGDWRAVVAVVLDEYLEMKRTVAGFTLIDFGAQVPLGAPVTGVNSEVADRLSGLLAAQVGRPEDEELRRAVLVAVEAADALLQLAFRADPAGDERIVAETRRLVGAYLAQVLDP comes from the coding sequence ATGGGGCGCGTGTCCCCGTCCCCTCTGCGCCGGGAGCCCGTCCAGCGGCGCAGCGCCGACCGGCTCGCCCGGATCCTGGACGCCTGCGCCGAACTCCTCGACGAGTGCGGCTACGAGGAGCTGTCCACCCGTGCGGTCGCGGAGCGCGCGGGCGTCCCCATCGGTTCCGTCTACCGCTTCTTCGGCAACAAGCGCGCCCTGGCCGACGCGCTGGGCCACCGCAACCTCGACCGCTACGCCGAGCGCATCGCCGCCCGCCTCGGACCGCCGGGCGAGGGCGACTGGCGCGCGGTCGTGGCGGTGGTGCTCGACGAGTACCTGGAGATGAAGCGCACGGTGGCCGGGTTCACCCTGATCGACTTCGGCGCGCAGGTCCCGCTGGGGGCGCCCGTCACCGGCGTGAACAGCGAGGTCGCCGACCGGCTGAGCGGACTGCTCGCCGCCCAGGTGGGGCGCCCGGAGGACGAGGAGCTGCGCCGGGCGGTGCTGGTCGCCGTCGAGGCGGCCGACGCGCTGCTCCAGCTCGCCTTCCGGGCGGACCCGGCCGGGGACGAGCGCATCGTCGCGGAGACCCGCCGCCTGGTCGGGGCCTACCTCGCCCAGGTGCTGGACCCCTGA
- a CDS encoding molybdopterin oxidoreductase family protein, translating into MPTGRYAARDGMPPPPGGPVSSSAADAPTTEPAPPAHGGGDGAAKAPPAARTAPPAPGAGPGTRTALRICPLCEATCGLTLSIEGTRVTGVRGDRDDVFSEGFICPKGASFGELDADPDRLRTPLVREDGELREASWQEAFDLIAARVRPLVEEHGPDAVGLVLGNPNVHTMAGGLYPPVLLGAVRTRNLFTASTLDQMPKHVSSGLLYGSAVAIPVPDLDRTDHLLLIGANPLESNGSLCTAPDFPGRLKALRRRGGTLTVVDPRRTRTARLADRHVAIRPGTDALLLAALAHVLFAEGLTAPGRLTELAEGIDDVEAALAGFTPEAVAAACDLDPDDIRTMARELAAAPTAAVYGRIGSCTVEHGTLASWLIDVLNVLTGNLDRPGGVLFPLSATDRAPRPAAPGKGFALGRWSSRVSGRPEAKGELPMAVLAEEIETPGEGRIRALVSIAANPVLSAPDGDRLDRALDGLEFMVSVDPYLNETSRHADVVLPPPPPAQSAHFDFAFNALAVRNQVRFTPAAVPLEEGLMDECEILARLVLALSGMHGADPSAVDDMVIGAALAKAVADPHSAVHGQDPAKLAADLTGGSGAERRLDMMLRLGPYALTLEDLVKSPHGIDLGPLRPRLPEILRTRSGRVELLPGPVADDLPRLREALGARPAALVLVGRRHLRSNNSWLHNVPALNGGSNRCTLQVHPDDAARLRLGDGDTARVTGDGGSVEVPVEITDEVRRGVVSLPHGWGHDRSGVRLSVASARPGVNVNQLLDGSRTDPMSGTAVLNGFPVEVAPV; encoded by the coding sequence ATGCCTACCGGTCGGTATGCTGCCCGGGACGGCATGCCACCGCCCCCGGGAGGACCTGTGTCCAGCTCCGCAGCCGACGCCCCGACGACCGAGCCCGCACCGCCCGCACACGGCGGGGGCGACGGGGCGGCGAAGGCCCCGCCCGCCGCCAGGACCGCTCCGCCGGCACCCGGGGCGGGCCCCGGCACCCGGACCGCGCTGCGCATCTGCCCCCTCTGCGAGGCCACCTGCGGGCTCACGCTCAGCATCGAGGGCACCCGTGTCACCGGGGTGCGCGGGGACCGCGACGACGTCTTCAGCGAAGGCTTCATCTGCCCCAAGGGCGCCTCCTTCGGTGAACTCGACGCCGACCCCGACCGGCTGCGCACCCCCCTCGTACGGGAGGACGGGGAGCTGCGCGAGGCGAGCTGGCAGGAGGCGTTCGACCTCATCGCCGCCCGCGTCCGCCCGCTGGTCGAGGAGCACGGACCGGACGCCGTCGGCCTCGTCCTCGGCAACCCCAACGTTCACACCATGGCCGGCGGCCTCTACCCGCCCGTGCTGCTCGGCGCCGTGCGCACCCGCAACCTGTTCACCGCCTCCACGCTCGACCAGATGCCCAAGCACGTCTCCAGCGGACTGCTCTACGGCAGCGCCGTCGCGATCCCCGTCCCCGACCTGGACCGCACCGACCATCTGCTGCTCATCGGCGCCAACCCGCTGGAATCCAACGGCAGTCTGTGCACCGCGCCCGACTTCCCCGGCCGGCTGAAGGCACTTCGCCGCCGGGGCGGCACCCTCACCGTGGTGGACCCGCGGCGCACCCGCACCGCGCGGCTCGCCGACCGGCACGTCGCCATCCGCCCGGGCACCGACGCGCTGCTGCTCGCCGCGCTGGCGCACGTGCTGTTCGCCGAAGGGCTCACCGCCCCCGGCCGCCTCACCGAACTGGCCGAGGGCATCGACGACGTCGAGGCCGCCCTGGCCGGCTTCACCCCCGAGGCCGTCGCCGCCGCCTGCGACCTGGACCCGGACGACATCCGGACCATGGCCCGCGAACTGGCCGCCGCCCCCACCGCCGCCGTCTACGGCCGCATCGGGAGCTGCACCGTCGAGCACGGCACCCTGGCGAGCTGGCTCATCGACGTGCTCAACGTCCTCACCGGCAACCTGGACCGCCCCGGCGGCGTCCTCTTCCCGCTCTCCGCCACCGACCGCGCCCCCCGCCCCGCGGCCCCCGGCAAGGGCTTCGCCCTCGGCCGCTGGAGCAGCCGGGTCTCCGGCCGCCCCGAGGCGAAGGGCGAACTGCCGATGGCGGTCCTCGCGGAGGAGATCGAGACCCCGGGCGAGGGCAGGATCCGCGCCCTGGTCTCCATCGCGGCCAACCCCGTGCTCAGCGCCCCGGACGGCGACCGCCTCGACCGGGCGCTCGACGGCCTGGAGTTCATGGTCAGCGTCGATCCGTACCTCAACGAGACCTCCCGCCACGCCGACGTCGTCCTGCCCCCGCCGCCGCCCGCGCAGAGCGCCCACTTCGACTTCGCGTTCAACGCCCTGGCCGTGCGCAACCAGGTCCGCTTCACCCCCGCGGCCGTGCCGCTGGAGGAGGGGCTGATGGACGAGTGCGAGATCCTCGCCCGGCTGGTCCTCGCCCTCTCCGGCATGCACGGCGCCGACCCGTCGGCGGTCGACGACATGGTCATCGGCGCCGCCCTGGCCAAGGCGGTCGCCGACCCGCACTCCGCCGTCCACGGCCAGGACCCGGCGAAGCTGGCCGCCGATCTCACCGGCGGCAGCGGGGCGGAGCGCCGGCTCGACATGATGCTGCGCCTCGGGCCCTACGCGCTCACCCTGGAGGACCTCGTCAAGAGCCCCCACGGCATCGACCTCGGCCCCCTGCGCCCCCGGCTGCCCGAGATCCTGCGCACCCGCAGCGGACGCGTCGAACTGCTGCCCGGCCCCGTCGCCGACGATCTGCCGAGGCTGCGCGAGGCGCTCGGCGCACGGCCCGCCGCGCTCGTCCTCGTCGGCCGCCGCCATCTGCGCTCCAACAACAGCTGGCTGCACAACGTGCCCGCGCTGAACGGCGGTTCCAACCGCTGCACCCTCCAGGTCCATCCCGACGACGCGGCCCGCCTGCGGCTCGGCGACGGCGACACCGCCAGGGTCACCGGGGACGGCGGGAGCGTCGAGGTGCCCGTGGAGATCACCGACGAGGTCCGCAGGGGAGTGGTGAGCCTGCCCCACGGCTGGGGTCACGACCGCTCCGGCGTCCGCCTCTCCGTCGCCTCCGCCCGCCCCGGGGTCAACGTCAACCAGCTCCTCGACGGTTCGCGGACCGACCCGATGTCGGGCACCGCGGTGCTCAACGGCTTCCCCGTGGAGGTGGCCCCGGTCTGA
- a CDS encoding CitMHS family transporter → MLTILGFTMIATFLVLIMMKKMSPIAALVLIPALFCVIVGKGAHLGDYVLEGVGNLAPTAAMLMFAIVYFGVMIDVGLFDPIVRGILRFCRADPLRIVVGTALLAAIVSLDGDGSTTFMITVSAMYPLYKRLGMSLVVMTGVAATANGVMNTLPWGGPTARAATALKLDAGDIFVPMIPALGVGLLFVIGLAYVLGRRERKRLGYLSLDEALEPRSETVLVKAGGPGTAAGTATGGTPATGGPADAGAGVDGGEGDTAEEEFQGLDPNRPTLRPKLYWFNAGLTVALLASMIMELLPIPVLFLLGAALALTVNYPSMTDQKARIAAHADNVLNVSGMVFAAAVFTGVLTGTGMVEHMADWLVGAIPEGMGPHMAVVTGLLSLPLTYFMSNDGFYFGVLPVLAEAGAAHGVSPLEIARASLVGQALHMSSPLVPAVYVLVGMAKVEFGDHTRFTVKWAALTSLVVLGAGILFGII, encoded by the coding sequence ATGCTGACAATCCTCGGCTTCACCATGATCGCGACCTTCCTGGTCCTGATCATGATGAAGAAGATGTCGCCGATCGCGGCGCTGGTCCTGATCCCGGCCCTCTTCTGCGTGATCGTGGGCAAGGGCGCCCACCTCGGGGACTACGTCCTCGAAGGCGTCGGCAATCTCGCCCCCACGGCCGCGATGCTGATGTTCGCGATCGTCTACTTCGGCGTGATGATCGACGTCGGCCTCTTCGACCCGATCGTCCGCGGCATCCTGCGCTTCTGCCGGGCCGACCCGCTGCGGATCGTGGTCGGCACGGCGCTGCTGGCCGCGATCGTCTCCCTGGACGGCGACGGCTCCACCACCTTCATGATCACGGTGTCGGCGATGTATCCGCTCTACAAGCGGCTCGGCATGAGCCTGGTCGTGATGACGGGTGTGGCCGCGACGGCCAACGGCGTGATGAACACCCTGCCCTGGGGCGGCCCCACCGCCCGTGCCGCCACCGCCCTCAAGCTGGACGCGGGGGACATCTTCGTCCCGATGATCCCGGCGCTCGGCGTCGGCCTCCTCTTCGTGATCGGCCTCGCCTACGTCCTCGGCCGCCGTGAGCGCAAGCGCCTCGGCTACCTCTCGCTGGACGAGGCGCTGGAGCCGCGGAGCGAGACGGTGCTGGTCAAGGCCGGCGGCCCGGGCACCGCCGCCGGCACGGCGACCGGCGGCACCCCCGCCACCGGCGGCCCCGCCGACGCGGGCGCGGGCGTGGACGGCGGCGAAGGGGACACCGCCGAGGAGGAGTTCCAGGGGCTCGACCCGAACCGGCCCACCCTGCGCCCGAAGCTGTACTGGTTCAACGCGGGCCTCACCGTCGCCCTGCTGGCCTCCATGATCATGGAGCTGCTGCCCATCCCGGTGCTGTTCCTGCTCGGCGCCGCGCTCGCCCTCACCGTCAACTACCCCTCGATGACGGACCAGAAGGCACGGATCGCCGCCCACGCGGACAACGTCCTGAACGTCTCCGGCATGGTCTTCGCCGCCGCCGTCTTCACCGGTGTCCTCACCGGCACCGGGATGGTCGAGCACATGGCCGACTGGCTCGTCGGCGCCATCCCCGAGGGCATGGGCCCGCACATGGCCGTCGTCACCGGCCTCCTCAGCCTCCCGCTGACGTACTTCATGTCCAACGACGGCTTCTACTTCGGCGTGCTGCCGGTCCTCGCCGAGGCGGGCGCCGCCCACGGGGTCTCCCCGCTGGAGATCGCCCGCGCCTCCCTCGTGGGGCAGGCCCTGCACATGTCCAGCCCGCTGGTCCCGGCCGTGTACGTGCTGGTCGGCATGGCGAAGGTCGAGTTCGGCGACCACACCCGGTTCACCGTGAAGTGGGCCGCCCTCACCTCGCTGGTGGTCCTCGGCGCCGGCATCCTGTTCGGAATCATCTGA
- a CDS encoding MFS transporter, with the protein MTSSRGWLLRLVIAFAFAQGAVSMARPAVSYRALALGADERAIGVIAGVYALLPLFAAVPLGRRTDHGRCAPLLTAGVVLIAGGCALGGTAGSLGAVAAWSGLTGLGHLCFVIGAQSIVARRSAPAEQDRNFGHFTIGASLGQLAGPLAAGAVIGGDMARTSALALYGSAAVAAAALTAMWRIEARPRPVPRAERAKVPVRGILRTRGVPAGIFVSLAVLSATDILTAYLPVVGEQRGIEPAVVGVLLSLRAAATIACRLVMGPMLRLMGRTALLAATCLTGGLLCAALALPVPLWGLAAMLAVLGFCLGVGQPLSMTTVVRAAPEQARSTALALRLTGNRLGQVAAPAGAGLVAGVAGVAAPFVVLGVLLAASAGVAVRAARPARPKRPRGAPAAEPAADRGDAPSPGRHTSGIG; encoded by the coding sequence ATGACGTCCTCCCGGGGCTGGCTGCTGCGCCTCGTCATCGCGTTCGCCTTCGCGCAGGGCGCGGTGTCGATGGCGCGGCCCGCCGTCTCCTACCGGGCCCTCGCGCTCGGTGCCGACGAGCGCGCCATCGGCGTCATCGCCGGTGTCTACGCCCTGCTCCCGCTGTTCGCGGCGGTGCCGCTCGGCCGCCGCACCGACCACGGCCGGTGCGCCCCGCTGCTGACCGCCGGGGTGGTCCTGATCGCCGGGGGCTGCGCACTCGGCGGCACGGCGGGCTCCCTCGGCGCCGTCGCGGCCTGGAGCGGACTGACCGGCCTCGGCCACCTCTGCTTCGTGATCGGCGCCCAGTCGATCGTCGCCCGCCGGTCCGCCCCCGCCGAACAGGACCGCAACTTCGGGCACTTCACCATCGGCGCCTCCCTCGGCCAGCTCGCGGGCCCGCTCGCCGCGGGCGCCGTGATCGGCGGCGACATGGCGCGTACGAGCGCGCTCGCCCTCTACGGCTCCGCCGCGGTCGCGGCCGCCGCCCTCACCGCGATGTGGCGGATCGAGGCCCGGCCCCGCCCCGTGCCCCGCGCCGAGCGGGCCAAGGTGCCCGTCCGCGGCATCCTGCGCACCCGTGGGGTGCCCGCCGGGATCTTCGTGAGCCTCGCGGTGCTGTCGGCGACCGACATCCTCACCGCCTATCTGCCCGTGGTCGGCGAACAGCGCGGCATCGAGCCCGCCGTGGTGGGCGTGCTGCTGTCGCTGCGGGCCGCCGCCACCATCGCCTGCCGGCTGGTCATGGGCCCGATGCTCCGGCTGATGGGCCGGACCGCGCTGCTCGCCGCCACCTGTCTCACCGGTGGCCTGCTGTGCGCGGCCCTCGCCCTGCCGGTGCCGCTGTGGGGGCTGGCGGCGATGCTCGCCGTGCTCGGCTTCTGCCTCGGGGTCGGGCAGCCGCTGTCGATGACGACCGTGGTGCGCGCGGCGCCCGAGCAGGCGCGGTCGACGGCGCTGGCGCTGCGGCTGACCGGCAACCGCCTCGGGCAGGTGGCGGCGCCCGCCGGGGCCGGGCTGGTCGCCGGAGTGGCGGGCGTGGCCGCGCCGTTCGTGGTGCTCGGGGTGCTGCTCGCGGCCTCGGCGGGGGTGGCGGTGCGGGCCGCCCGCCCGGCCCGCCCGAAGCGGCCGCGGGGCGCCCCGGCGGCAGAGCCGGCCGCGGATCGGGGGGACGCCCCGTCGCCCGGTCGGCACACGTCCGGTATCGGCTAG
- a CDS encoding class F sortase, with protein sequence MTATLVTGLVRACDSTPPDGAGAAVTVAAGAPARIELPPLTTRVASPPARRTPSPRATQAKPRPERPKPSASPAGTGRSTSAARPASRDGKGGGTRALPPSPAKRLVIPKLTIASPVTQLGLDERGALTAPPVDDPKLVGWYGLGPAPGEAGTAVAVGHRDTRTGPAVFLNLGMLKPGDKVNVLREDRRTAVFTVDKVRTFTKEKFPDKQVYGSTGRPELRLLTCGGSFDKKRGYSANVVVFAHLTDVRQV encoded by the coding sequence GTGACGGCGACCCTGGTGACCGGCCTCGTCCGGGCGTGCGACAGCACGCCTCCGGACGGGGCGGGGGCGGCCGTCACCGTGGCGGCCGGCGCGCCGGCCAGGATCGAACTCCCGCCGCTCACCACGCGGGTGGCGAGCCCGCCCGCCCGGCGGACACCGTCCCCCCGGGCCACGCAGGCGAAGCCCCGGCCGGAGCGGCCGAAGCCCTCGGCGTCACCCGCGGGCACCGGGCGGAGCACCTCCGCCGCCCGGCCCGCCTCCCGGGACGGAAAGGGCGGCGGCACCCGGGCGCTGCCGCCGTCCCCGGCCAAGCGCCTGGTCATCCCGAAGCTCACCATCGCGTCCCCGGTCACCCAACTCGGCCTCGACGAACGGGGAGCGCTCACCGCGCCGCCGGTCGACGACCCGAAGCTGGTGGGCTGGTACGGACTGGGCCCGGCGCCCGGCGAGGCGGGCACGGCCGTCGCGGTCGGGCACCGGGACACCAGGACCGGGCCGGCCGTCTTCCTCAATCTGGGCATGCTCAAGCCCGGGGACAAGGTGAACGTGCTCCGCGAGGACCGCCGCACGGCGGTGTTCACGGTGGACAAGGTCCGCACCTTCACCAAGGAGAAGTTCCCCGACAAACAGGTCTACGGCAGCACGGGACGCCCCGAGCTGCGGCTGCTGACCTGCGGCGGGTCGTTCGACAAGAAGCGCGGCTACTCGGCCAACGTGGTCGTCTTCGCGCATCTCACGGACGTCCGCCAGGTCTGA